In Gimesia benthica, a single window of DNA contains:
- a CDS encoding tyrosine-type recombinase/integrase yields MTPLRQRMIEDMELRNLSPKTINLYVDNISRFARHFGKSPEVLGPEAIRTYLLYLVQERQVAWGTYKQVLASLRFLYRNTLQRGEIVHDIRCPRPERHLPEVLSFDEVRRFFQAVHSFKHRTILMTAYASGLRISEAVRLRVCDIDSQRMVIHVVQSKGNKDRYTLLSPLLLQMLRHYWWAARPDDWLFLGPSRVKPIAVSTVQQVCRDARNEAGLDKAVTPHMLRHSFATHLLEAGTELRVIQELLGHASQRTTAIYTHVSTHLIGRTRSPLDLLHEQDQPDTPQEDS; encoded by the coding sequence ATGACTCCACTGCGGCAGCGCATGATCGAGGACATGGAACTGCGGAACCTGTCTCCGAAAACGATCAATCTTTACGTCGACAACATATCCCGCTTTGCCCGGCACTTCGGTAAAAGCCCGGAAGTCCTGGGACCAGAGGCCATCCGGACTTATCTGCTGTATCTGGTCCAGGAACGGCAAGTCGCCTGGGGAACCTATAAGCAGGTGTTGGCCTCGCTACGGTTCCTGTATCGGAACACGCTCCAACGCGGCGAGATCGTGCACGACATTCGCTGCCCCCGGCCCGAACGGCATTTACCGGAAGTACTGAGTTTTGACGAGGTGCGCCGCTTCTTTCAGGCGGTGCACTCCTTCAAGCACCGCACCATCCTGATGACGGCCTACGCGTCGGGATTGCGGATTTCCGAGGCAGTGCGTTTGCGGGTGTGCGACATCGACAGCCAGCGAATGGTGATCCATGTTGTACAGAGTAAGGGAAACAAAGATCGCTATACGCTGCTCTCACCCCTGTTGCTGCAAATGCTGCGGCACTACTGGTGGGCCGCCCGTCCGGACGACTGGCTGTTTCTCGGTCCTTCACGGGTCAAGCCGATCGCCGTATCAACGGTGCAACAGGTCTGCCGGGACGCACGCAACGAAGCCGGCCTGGACAAAGCCGTCACGCCGCACATGCTCCGTCACAGTTTCGCTACCCATCTGCTCGAAGCCGGCACGGAACTGCGAGTCATCCAGGAACTCCTGGGGCACGCGAGTCAGCGGACTACTGCGATCTACACGCACGTTTCCACCCACTTAATCGGCCGCACCCGCAGTCCCCTGGATCTGCTCCATGAGCAGGACCAGCCAGACACCCCCCAGGAGGACTCATGA
- a CDS encoding recombinase family protein, translated as MNYRNESSLVPRNGHTLVVGIVARISGCQNQKELSLEDQVDHGKEIAREYYDGEIDFRIIATKGKGERLDRPELAEVETRLEANEFDLLTFEDVGRLVRGVTACLIFGIAVDHGTRVISPNDDIDTNHPDWEPRLMDACKEHVKHNEQASRRIKQKKMNRFKKYGASTPCPIAGYIKPDGAETFSDWSKDEDAAEYLKEGLQILRRTLNGAAVAEYFNEVGFSPGPYCRKDKWDGRMVLRFYRNPILKGLPARGTMHTTKKHITGRRTSSRNPKGPTYREEPHLAFFSPDEIDPVLEALEKKNAHFKRKKNTNGVDCRSLVPKKRTRAFGQHATCFYCGFHYVWGGNGMTDNLMCSNSREWHCWNSVGFNGPHAAHNMLGVILEALSSLEGIDAQYQELLQQTQAGGPSNLRTRENKLDRDEKKIEHENEKIKKLIREVNDVDPTILYEMMSELTERKKKLSQDRLALMYAKNRQLDLPKSTLEIKEILLHHLEDIDIHSHEFGDLIRELVPEIHVYLVRLIDGGHLLPRAKIRLNLAGSIPDVASIPELQQLLSRELTLDLFKPPQRELIRPEAVRLATAGLEQREIARRLEGNPTQTAVWNALKLHQQMLEQGLTSPYKFVDEPPEDYHKLRRHKNKKYSFQPKPGYQRPPL; from the coding sequence TGAACTATCGAAATGAATCTAGTCTTGTACCACGGAATGGTCATACCCTGGTTGTCGGGATTGTCGCCCGTATCTCTGGGTGTCAAAACCAGAAGGAACTCAGCCTTGAGGACCAGGTGGACCACGGTAAAGAAATCGCGCGTGAATATTATGATGGCGAAATCGATTTCAGGATCATCGCAACCAAAGGAAAGGGGGAACGACTTGACCGTCCTGAGCTTGCCGAAGTTGAAACTAGACTCGAAGCAAACGAATTTGACTTACTGACTTTTGAGGATGTCGGGCGTCTGGTTCGCGGAGTAACGGCTTGTTTAATTTTTGGCATTGCGGTGGACCATGGTACTAGAGTGATTTCACCGAATGATGATATTGATACGAACCATCCGGACTGGGAACCCAGATTGATGGATGCATGCAAAGAGCATGTGAAGCATAACGAGCAAGCATCACGCCGGATCAAACAGAAAAAAATGAACCGGTTTAAAAAATATGGAGCTTCGACTCCCTGTCCCATCGCCGGTTATATTAAACCAGATGGGGCCGAGACGTTTTCAGACTGGTCTAAAGATGAAGATGCCGCCGAGTATCTCAAGGAAGGCTTACAAATCTTGAGAAGGACGCTGAATGGTGCTGCAGTCGCGGAATACTTTAATGAGGTGGGATTCTCTCCAGGCCCCTATTGTAGAAAGGATAAATGGGACGGGAGAATGGTTCTCCGTTTCTACCGCAATCCAATTTTAAAGGGGTTACCCGCACGTGGTACGATGCATACCACCAAGAAGCATATAACGGGTAGAAGAACTTCTAGTCGCAACCCGAAGGGGCCGACCTATCGAGAAGAACCACATCTGGCTTTTTTCTCCCCTGATGAAATTGACCCGGTCCTCGAAGCACTGGAGAAGAAGAATGCCCATTTTAAGCGTAAGAAAAACACAAATGGCGTCGATTGCAGGTCTCTTGTTCCCAAGAAACGGACCCGGGCTTTTGGTCAGCATGCCACCTGTTTCTATTGTGGTTTTCATTACGTGTGGGGAGGGAACGGCATGACGGACAACCTGATGTGCTCCAATTCCCGCGAGTGGCACTGCTGGAACTCCGTTGGGTTTAATGGGCCTCATGCCGCACACAATATGCTGGGTGTGATCCTGGAGGCCCTTTCGTCGCTGGAGGGGATTGATGCTCAGTATCAGGAATTATTACAGCAAACTCAAGCTGGTGGTCCTTCGAACCTCCGTACCCGCGAAAACAAGTTGGACCGGGACGAAAAAAAGATTGAGCATGAAAATGAAAAGATCAAAAAATTGATCCGAGAGGTTAATGATGTTGATCCGACTATTCTATATGAAATGATGTCGGAGTTGACTGAACGGAAAAAGAAGTTGTCGCAGGACCGTCTGGCACTGATGTATGCCAAAAATCGGCAACTCGATCTTCCGAAATCAACATTAGAGATCAAGGAGATACTGCTGCATCACCTCGAAGACATCGATATTCACTCTCATGAGTTCGGTGACTTGATCCGAGAGTTGGTTCCTGAAATCCATGTCTATCTGGTACGACTCATTGATGGCGGTCATCTGCTGCCTCGTGCCAAAATCCGCCTCAATCTGGCCGGGAGCATTCCGGATGTGGCTTCGATTCCCGAGTTACAGCAGCTCTTGTCTCGGGAACTGACCTTGGATCTGTTTAAACCCCCTCAACGTGAACTGATCCGACCGGAGGCTGTCAGATTGGCTACCGCTGGTCTGGAACAGCGTGAGATTGCTCGTCGGCTGGAAGGCAACCCCACTCAGACAGCCGTCTGGAACGCCTTGAAACTGCATCAGCAGATGCTGGAACAGGGGCTGACAAGTCCTTATAAATTTGTTGATGAACCCCCTGAAGACTATCACAAACTACGCAGGCACAAGAACAAAAAGTATTCTTTTCAGCCGAAGCCCGGTTATCAGCGACCTCCGCTCTGA
- a CDS encoding IS91 family transposase — translation MTRPRWELADVVRQYGAEYLKRYTTSVAQRRVMRALQNCRTAVMGGHVETCRSCAHRQISYNSCRNRHCPKCQGSACAQWMQRRATELLPVPYFHVVFTLPNLLVDLTLANPRLMYGMLFRAASQTLLEVAADPRHLGAEIGFLAVLHTWGQTLMPHPHLHCVVPSGGLAPDRTRWVAGRADFFLPVRVLSRLFRGKFLDLLKQAYVAGKLEFPGRLASAADPQDFKRLLNRSVRTEWVVYARPPFGGPESVLKYLARYTHRVAISNSRLLNVADGQVTFRYKDYAQGSRKRTMTLAATEFLRRFLQHVLPDGLMKIRHYGFLANRFRAEKIALCRGLLEGSGPLSEKRPRAMSPVPGESSAICPSCGQAALQRSQELHSRWERLPAPYLVRASLPASELWEVCDTS, via the coding sequence ATGACGCGCCCCCGGTGGGAACTCGCTGACGTCGTGCGGCAGTACGGCGCGGAATACCTGAAGCGATATACCACGTCTGTTGCCCAGCGCCGCGTCATGCGGGCGCTGCAGAACTGCCGGACTGCGGTCATGGGAGGGCACGTGGAAACGTGCCGCTCCTGTGCACATCGACAGATCAGTTACAACTCCTGCCGGAATCGCCACTGCCCCAAGTGCCAGGGTTCCGCCTGTGCGCAGTGGATGCAGCGGCGGGCGACCGAACTGCTCCCCGTGCCCTACTTCCACGTGGTGTTCACGCTGCCGAACCTGCTGGTGGATCTGACGCTTGCCAACCCGCGGCTGATGTACGGGATGCTGTTCCGTGCAGCCAGCCAGACGCTGCTGGAAGTCGCCGCCGATCCCAGGCACCTGGGGGCGGAAATCGGGTTCCTGGCCGTACTGCATACCTGGGGACAGACCCTGATGCCGCATCCCCACCTGCATTGCGTGGTCCCTTCCGGCGGACTGGCGCCCGACCGCACACGTTGGGTCGCGGGACGGGCCGATTTCTTCCTGCCCGTACGCGTACTCAGCCGGCTGTTTCGCGGCAAGTTTCTGGACCTGCTCAAGCAGGCGTATGTCGCGGGGAAACTGGAATTCCCCGGGCGGCTGGCTTCCGCCGCCGATCCCCAGGACTTCAAGCGTCTTCTCAACCGGTCCGTGCGGACCGAATGGGTCGTGTATGCCCGGCCGCCTTTCGGCGGCCCCGAGTCGGTACTGAAATACCTGGCACGCTACACGCACCGCGTGGCGATCTCGAACAGCCGGCTGTTGAACGTCGCAGACGGACAGGTCACGTTCCGCTATAAAGACTACGCCCAAGGCAGCCGGAAGCGGACGATGACGCTCGCCGCTACGGAGTTTCTCCGCAGGTTCCTGCAGCATGTGCTTCCGGACGGGTTGATGAAGATTCGGCATTATGGCTTTCTGGCCAATCGCTTCCGGGCAGAGAAGATCGCGCTGTGCCGCGGACTGCTGGAAGGGTCGGGACCTCTGAGCGAAAAACGTCCCCGGGCAATGTCTCCGGTTCCCGGTGAGTCGTCTGCCATCTGTCCCTCCTGTGGTCAAGCCGCGCTCCAGAGGTCGCAGGAATTGCACTCCCGCTGGGAGCGACTTCCTGCTCCATATTTGGTTCGTGCCTCGCTTCCGGCTTCCGAACTCTGGGAGGTCTGTGATACCTCATGA